The following are encoded together in the Sphingomonas insulae genome:
- a CDS encoding alpha/beta hydrolase translates to MQSVLDALASLGGKPIETLTPAEARMQPSAADGAKAAMQKKGMSTAPDPSVTTKDLPYGSDPKQFARIYKPAGAPAGGKAMPVIVYYHGGGWVIADVDTYDAAPRAMAKALSAIVVSVEYRHAPEFKFPAQHDDAAAAYRWTLQNAASWGGDPARIATVGESAGGNLAVATAIYARDNGLTVPRHIVSVYPIANSSMTLPSRRDSANAKPLNTAMLPWFGYYYQTSKADAQDPRLNLVASNLRGLPPTTIINAQIDPLRSDGETLAAAMRAAGDKVEQKTFPGVTHEFFGMAKVVNGAKQANDLAVARLKAALAR, encoded by the coding sequence ATGCAGTCGGTCCTAGACGCGCTTGCGTCGCTCGGCGGCAAGCCGATCGAGACGCTCACGCCGGCCGAAGCCCGGATGCAGCCCTCGGCTGCGGACGGCGCCAAAGCGGCGATGCAGAAGAAGGGTATGTCGACGGCGCCTGATCCGTCGGTAACGACGAAGGACCTGCCGTACGGCAGCGACCCCAAGCAATTCGCGCGCATCTACAAGCCGGCCGGTGCACCCGCCGGTGGCAAGGCCATGCCGGTCATCGTCTACTACCATGGCGGCGGCTGGGTCATCGCCGACGTCGACACCTACGATGCTGCGCCGCGGGCCATGGCGAAGGCGCTGAGCGCCATCGTCGTCTCGGTCGAATACCGCCATGCGCCCGAGTTCAAGTTCCCGGCGCAGCATGACGATGCGGCCGCTGCCTATCGCTGGACGCTCCAGAATGCGGCAAGCTGGGGTGGCGACCCTGCACGGATCGCGACGGTCGGCGAGAGTGCCGGCGGCAATCTTGCGGTCGCGACCGCGATCTACGCGCGGGACAACGGCCTGACGGTGCCGCGGCACATCGTGTCGGTCTATCCGATCGCGAACAGCAGTATGACGCTTCCCTCGCGGCGGGACTCGGCGAACGCCAAGCCGCTCAACACTGCGATGCTGCCGTGGTTCGGCTATTATTATCAGACGAGCAAGGCCGATGCGCAGGATCCGCGTCTCAACCTGGTCGCCTCGAACCTGCGTGGTCTGCCGCCGACGACGATCATCAACGCGCAGATCGATCCGCTCCGCTCGGATGGCGAAACGCTGGCGGCCGCGATGCGGGCGGCCGGCGACAAGGTCGAGCAGAAGACCTTCCCGGGCGTCACCCATGAGTTCTTCGGCATGGCCAAGGTCGTGAACGGCGCCAAGCAGGCGAACGACCTCGCTGTAGCGCGGCTCAAAGCAGCGCTGGCGCGTTGA
- a CDS encoding catalase family protein gives MTGSPVRYAPDVEQKQPDEADTIQQLNEAFDVILERTAEDYGHAVRSVHAKAHGVLKGELVIDDALPPELAQGAFASPGTHEALIRISTNAGDILRDGISLPRGLAIKVFDVKGERLPGADGTAQDFVTNNGKVFVAKDAKTFLGNVKILAKTTDRMEGTKEVLSTALRGVHNALEAVGLSSPKVDTLGGTPNVDPLGETYNSVTPYRWGDYIAKYRLVPIAPDQVALTGRIVEAADRPDAIREDVRVEMERLDAEWEFQVQLCRDLEKQPIEDPTVEWDEEVSPFQRVAVLRVPAQDSWNPAQVRKIDEETRFSIWTGLAAHRPLGNVNRARNETYRHSADFRASVNGCPYHEPTSANA, from the coding sequence ATGACCGGTTCCCCTGTCCGCTATGCACCCGACGTCGAGCAGAAGCAGCCCGATGAAGCTGATACCATCCAGCAGCTCAACGAGGCGTTCGACGTCATCCTAGAACGGACGGCGGAGGATTACGGCCATGCGGTCCGCTCCGTCCATGCCAAGGCGCATGGCGTCTTGAAGGGCGAACTCGTCATCGACGATGCCCTGCCGCCGGAACTTGCGCAGGGAGCGTTCGCCTCTCCCGGCACGCATGAGGCACTCATCCGCATCTCGACCAATGCCGGCGACATCCTACGCGATGGCATCAGCCTGCCACGGGGCCTCGCGATCAAGGTTTTCGACGTGAAGGGTGAGCGCCTTCCTGGTGCGGATGGAACGGCACAGGATTTCGTCACCAACAACGGCAAGGTGTTCGTGGCGAAGGACGCCAAGACCTTCCTCGGCAACGTCAAGATACTGGCGAAGACGACCGACCGAATGGAGGGGACCAAGGAGGTGCTCTCAACGGCATTGCGTGGCGTGCACAACGCCCTGGAGGCGGTCGGGCTCTCCAGTCCGAAGGTCGACACGCTGGGCGGCACGCCCAACGTCGATCCGTTGGGCGAAACCTACAATTCGGTCACGCCGTATCGGTGGGGCGACTACATCGCCAAATATCGCCTCGTGCCGATTGCGCCCGATCAGGTCGCGCTGACCGGCCGCATCGTAGAGGCGGCCGACCGACCCGATGCGATCCGCGAGGATGTGCGGGTTGAGATGGAACGGCTCGATGCGGAATGGGAATTCCAGGTCCAGCTTTGCCGCGACCTCGAAAAGCAGCCGATCGAAGACCCCACGGTCGAATGGGACGAGGAGGTCTCGCCGTTCCAGCGCGTCGCCGTGTTGCGCGTACCGGCGCAGGATAGCTGGAATCCGGCCCAGGTGCGCAAGATCGATGAGGAAACACGCTTCAGCATCTGGACCGGGCTCGCGGCACATCGGCCGCTCGGCAACGTCAACCGTGCGCGCAACGAGACCTACCGTCACTCCGCGGACTTCAGGGCGAGCGTGAACGGCTGCCCCTATCACGAGCCGACCAGCGCAAACGCCTGA
- a CDS encoding NAD(P)-dependent alcohol dehydrogenase, giving the protein MTKALGYAAKHSFSRLKPLEFDRPEPKANEVQIDVLYCGVCHSDIHQVENDWGNTVYPCMPGHEIIGRVSAAGASVSRHKVGDLVGVGCMIDSCRQCEPCREGDEHHCEGHNSWLATYNGPMKPAAQTEDGVNTYAEDNTYGGYSNVIVIPEDFVLKVPESLPIEAAAPILCAGVTTYSPLKHWGVKAGDKVGIVGLGGLGHMAVKLAIAMGADVTVFTTDKDKVEPGKALGASRVVIEGDKDAYKELELSFDFILSTIPEKHKVDPFITLLKRNATYCAVGALDQIPGYNNQELIMHRRTLAGSLIGSIAETQEVLDFCAEKGVAPDVQVIDIQDVNAAYKKVKNEDVRFRYVIDMASLKREMDEAA; this is encoded by the coding sequence ATGACCAAGGCCCTCGGCTACGCCGCCAAGCATTCGTTCAGCCGCCTGAAGCCCCTCGAGTTCGATCGCCCCGAGCCGAAGGCCAACGAGGTGCAGATAGACGTCCTCTATTGCGGCGTCTGCCATTCCGACATTCACCAGGTCGAGAACGACTGGGGCAATACGGTCTATCCCTGCATGCCGGGCCATGAGATCATTGGCCGCGTCTCGGCTGCCGGTGCAAGCGTTTCGCGGCACAAGGTCGGCGACCTCGTCGGGGTCGGCTGCATGATCGACAGCTGCCGGCAGTGCGAGCCCTGCCGCGAGGGCGACGAGCATCATTGCGAGGGGCATAACAGCTGGCTGGCGACCTACAACGGCCCGATGAAGCCCGCCGCGCAGACCGAGGATGGGGTCAATACCTACGCCGAGGACAACACCTATGGCGGCTATTCGAACGTCATCGTGATTCCGGAGGATTTCGTCCTGAAGGTGCCCGAAAGCCTGCCGATCGAAGCGGCGGCGCCGATCCTGTGCGCCGGCGTCACCACCTATTCGCCGCTCAAGCACTGGGGCGTGAAGGCGGGCGACAAGGTCGGCATCGTCGGTCTCGGCGGGCTGGGCCACATGGCGGTGAAGCTCGCGATCGCGATGGGCGCCGACGTCACGGTGTTCACGACCGACAAGGACAAGGTCGAGCCGGGCAAGGCGCTGGGCGCCAGCCGAGTCGTGATCGAGGGCGACAAGGACGCCTACAAGGAACTTGAGCTCAGCTTCGACTTCATCCTTTCGACCATCCCGGAAAAGCACAAAGTCGACCCGTTCATCACGCTCCTGAAGCGCAATGCGACCTATTGCGCGGTCGGTGCGCTCGATCAGATCCCCGGCTACAATAACCAGGAACTCATCATGCACCGCCGGACGCTGGCGGGCTCGCTGATCGGGTCGATCGCCGAGACGCAGGAGGTGCTCGACTTCTGCGCCGAGAAGGGCGTCGCGCCCGACGTCCAGGTGATCGACATCCAGGACGTCAATGCGGCCTACAAGAAGGTCAAAAACGAGGACGTGCGGTTCCGCTATGTCATCGACATGGCCAGTCTGAAGCGCGAGATGGACGAGGCCGCCTGA
- a CDS encoding carboxymuconolactone decarboxylase family protein, giving the protein MRAPPFPPADMPEDLRSLHDEMSGYIAEHLKGFVSRRTDGALIGPFAPMLRFPAFGRAAWVYTKALIDNASLPKAAHEVAILATGAAMNSRYELYAHERVGEAAGLSNEKIATIAAGQRPTDLTEEEQAAYDVAATLAGGCQLPASTYGRAVRAFGEDQTAELIYLVGGYCLVSLLLNAYDMSVPGREEGLPNDAREEAAGDRS; this is encoded by the coding sequence ATGCGCGCGCCTCCATTTCCTCCGGCAGACATGCCGGAGGATCTCCGCTCGCTGCACGATGAGATGAGCGGATATATCGCCGAGCACCTCAAGGGATTCGTGTCCCGTCGGACCGATGGCGCGCTCATCGGACCATTCGCACCGATGCTCCGCTTCCCGGCATTCGGTCGCGCCGCCTGGGTCTACACAAAGGCGCTGATCGACAATGCGAGCCTTCCCAAGGCAGCGCACGAGGTAGCGATCCTCGCCACCGGCGCGGCTATGAATTCCCGTTATGAACTTTACGCGCACGAACGGGTCGGCGAGGCCGCCGGGCTGTCGAACGAGAAGATTGCCACGATCGCAGCAGGCCAGCGGCCCACCGATCTCACCGAAGAAGAACAGGCCGCCTATGACGTGGCGGCGACCTTGGCCGGTGGATGCCAGTTACCCGCCTCTACTTATGGTCGCGCCGTTCGCGCGTTCGGCGAAGATCAGACCGCAGAGCTGATCTACCTCGTCGGAGGTTATTGCCTCGTGTCGCTGCTGCTCAACGCATACGACATGTCCGTGCCCGGCCGCGAGGAGGGCTTGCCCAACGATGCCCGAGAGGAAGCGGCCGGGGACCGATCGTGA
- a CDS encoding L-dopachrome tautomerase-related protein, translating to MSGDQGLAYFATDTLDIVYRDQGPRDGTVVVLLHGWPDDASTWEHVAGRLNEAGLRTIVPTLRGFGATRFRDDASPRTGNSAIHAMDVVALLDGLEIDRFMVAGHDWGSNIAEALAVGWPERVERLAMLSTPPRLGGMANPPFEQTQRQWYHWFMATARGAEAVRADRRGFAHLHWVNWSPPGWFDEATFARVARSFDNPDWVDVTLHSYRSRWDEAAPDPGSAWLEEKVKAAQTLSLPTLYLHGDADGVNPPSTAEDVPSKFAGPFAPVTLASVGHFPQRENPEAVVRHLLTLFTGDPAALTDTTDRSLTMKKAAPYAAGIAAIGLVAAAAAGVAHAQGRSAQLTQVAQFDHQATGVAVTEDGRRFVNFPRWTDDAPISVAEVMKDGSLRPYPDAKWNSWRNARANELPVGDYFVCVQSIVPDGHGNLWVLDPGAPGNEKILEGAPKLVRIDLSSNTVTKTILVPGDVALQGTYLNDIRFSPDGKTGYITDSGTRGAIIVVDLESGKSHRALDGHASTQIDKTVKVTLDGKPLVRPDGRQPAFAADGIAISKDGKTLYYQALTGKTLYSIDTAKLRSDVSETDRSAAVKTVAQTHVADGLWMSKAGVLYLTSPTDYAIKRLNGASVETVLTDRRLRWPDTFSEGRDGTMYVTASHIQDTNWFTPGAPPSIKTQLFSFTPAK from the coding sequence GTGAGCGGCGACCAAGGTTTGGCATACTTTGCGACCGACACACTCGACATCGTTTATCGCGACCAGGGCCCGCGGGACGGCACGGTAGTCGTGTTGCTCCATGGCTGGCCGGACGATGCCTCGACATGGGAGCATGTCGCAGGACGCCTGAACGAGGCTGGCCTGCGTACGATCGTGCCGACGCTTCGTGGCTTTGGGGCGACGCGGTTTCGGGACGATGCATCGCCCCGGACCGGTAATAGCGCGATCCATGCAATGGACGTGGTCGCGCTGCTTGACGGCTTGGAGATCGACCGGTTCATGGTGGCCGGTCACGATTGGGGATCGAACATCGCTGAAGCGCTTGCGGTAGGCTGGCCAGAGCGGGTGGAACGGCTGGCGATGCTGTCGACCCCGCCCCGGCTCGGCGGCATGGCGAATCCGCCCTTCGAGCAGACCCAGCGGCAATGGTATCACTGGTTTATGGCGACCGCGCGCGGGGCGGAGGCGGTCCGTGCAGACCGCCGCGGCTTCGCCCATCTCCACTGGGTCAATTGGTCGCCGCCTGGCTGGTTTGACGAAGCAACGTTCGCTCGTGTCGCGCGGTCGTTCGACAATCCCGACTGGGTCGACGTGACGCTCCATAGCTATCGTTCCCGGTGGGATGAAGCGGCGCCCGACCCGGGCAGTGCATGGCTGGAGGAGAAGGTGAAAGCGGCTCAGACCCTGTCGCTGCCAACGCTTTACCTCCATGGAGATGCGGATGGTGTAAACCCGCCCTCTACAGCTGAGGACGTCCCCTCGAAGTTCGCCGGCCCGTTCGCGCCCGTCACGCTGGCAAGCGTGGGTCACTTCCCGCAGCGCGAGAACCCGGAGGCGGTCGTCCGCCACCTTCTCACCCTCTTTACCGGCGACCCCGCCGCGCTCACCGATACGACCGACAGGAGCCTGACCATGAAGAAAGCCGCCCCCTATGCCGCCGGGATCGCCGCCATCGGCCTAGTCGCCGCTGCCGCAGCCGGCGTCGCCCATGCCCAGGGACGCAGCGCACAGCTGACCCAGGTGGCGCAGTTCGATCATCAGGCGACCGGCGTCGCCGTGACCGAGGATGGCCGTCGCTTCGTCAACTTTCCCCGCTGGACCGACGACGCGCCCATCTCGGTTGCCGAGGTGATGAAGGACGGATCCTTGCGTCCCTATCCCGACGCCAAGTGGAACAGCTGGCGCAACGCCCGCGCCAACGAACTGCCGGTCGGTGATTATTTCGTCTGCGTGCAGTCGATCGTACCCGATGGCCATGGCAACCTCTGGGTGCTGGATCCTGGCGCGCCCGGAAACGAGAAGATCCTCGAAGGCGCGCCCAAGCTCGTCCGCATCGATCTGTCATCGAACACCGTGACGAAGACGATTCTGGTTCCCGGCGACGTCGCGCTGCAGGGTACCTATCTCAACGACATCCGCTTCTCGCCCGATGGCAAGACCGGCTACATCACCGACAGCGGCACGCGCGGCGCGATCATCGTCGTCGATCTGGAAAGCGGCAAAAGCCACCGTGCGCTCGACGGGCACGCCTCGACGCAGATCGACAAGACGGTGAAGGTCACGCTGGACGGCAAGCCGCTCGTCCGTCCCGATGGCCGCCAGCCCGCCTTCGCCGCCGATGGCATCGCGATCTCCAAGGACGGCAAGACGCTCTACTATCAGGCGCTGACCGGCAAGACGCTCTATTCGATCGACACCGCCAAGCTGCGGTCGGACGTCAGCGAGACCGACAGGTCAGCTGCTGTGAAGACGGTCGCGCAGACCCACGTCGCTGACGGCCTGTGGATGAGCAAGGCAGGCGTGCTCTACCTGACCTCACCGACCGACTATGCGATCAAGCGGCTCAACGGTGCGTCCGTCGAGACGGTGCTGACCGACCGCCGGCTGCGCTGGCCCGACACCTTCTCCGAAGGGCGTGACGGGACGATGTACGTCACCGCCAGCCATATCCAGGACACCAACTGGTTCACGCCCGGCGCACCGCCGTCGATCAAGACGCAGCTGTTCTCCTTTACGCCCGCCAAGTGA
- a CDS encoding catalase family protein — MTYLRYSADIETREPDEQESIDGIIQGMTQESQTVEKRDGHAVRASHAKSTACVIGQLTVAPGLPPELAQGLFAEPGTFDVAVRFAQGPGEKLGDRVSTHRGMSIKVFGVEGAKLPGHDAPTQDFVLASGTTFPAGTAGGFLSQAKKIGLTVPMPEGVKSAAASVARNINKVLNAVGAGPSAKLDFYGHPFSHPLVEEYFSQCPVRYGDHVAKIGAFPVSAEQHALADWQLDPHQDEDGFRHAAVDYFEGNDAVFELRAQLWTDAGTQPIEDTSVDWPTSESPYCTVATIRLPRQSAYGPDRVRYFDEVMTFRPAHSLEVHRPLGGVMRARMQVYQALSDFRHRENGIAAANTVTIQDIPA; from the coding sequence ATGACTTATCTCCGCTATTCGGCCGACATCGAGACACGCGAGCCCGATGAACAGGAGAGCATCGACGGCATCATCCAGGGTATGACCCAGGAAAGCCAGACGGTGGAGAAGCGGGACGGGCACGCGGTACGGGCAAGCCATGCCAAGAGCACGGCCTGTGTGATCGGCCAGCTCACTGTCGCGCCCGGGCTGCCGCCCGAACTCGCACAGGGCCTGTTCGCGGAGCCGGGCACGTTCGATGTCGCCGTCCGCTTCGCGCAAGGACCCGGTGAAAAGCTTGGCGACCGTGTCTCGACCCATCGCGGCATGTCGATCAAGGTGTTCGGCGTCGAGGGCGCCAAGCTGCCTGGCCATGACGCACCGACGCAGGACTTCGTTCTCGCCAGCGGGACAACCTTTCCGGCGGGGACCGCCGGGGGCTTCCTCTCGCAAGCCAAGAAGATAGGCTTGACGGTTCCCATGCCTGAGGGAGTGAAGAGCGCGGCCGCCTCTGTCGCTCGCAACATCAACAAGGTGCTGAACGCCGTTGGTGCGGGTCCAAGCGCGAAGCTGGACTTCTATGGCCACCCCTTCAGCCACCCGCTGGTCGAGGAATATTTCAGCCAGTGCCCGGTGCGCTACGGCGACCATGTCGCGAAGATCGGGGCCTTTCCCGTTTCAGCCGAGCAACATGCGCTCGCCGATTGGCAGCTCGACCCGCATCAGGATGAGGATGGCTTCCGCCATGCCGCGGTCGATTACTTCGAAGGCAACGACGCAGTGTTCGAGCTTCGGGCGCAGCTGTGGACCGATGCCGGGACGCAGCCGATCGAGGACACCTCCGTCGATTGGCCGACAAGCGAAAGCCCATATTGTACCGTCGCCACGATCCGACTGCCGCGGCAGTCGGCCTATGGTCCCGACCGCGTCCGCTACTTCGACGAGGTGATGACGTTCCGCCCGGCCCATAGCCTTGAGGTCCATCGCCCGCTGGGCGGCGTAATGCGCGCGCGCATGCAGGTCTACCAGGCGCTCAGCGACTTCCGTCACCGTGAGAACGGCATCGCCGCCGCCAACACCGTTACCATCCAGGACATTCCAGCCTGA
- a CDS encoding SDR family NAD(P)-dependent oxidoreductase produces MARFSNKVIVITGAASGIGEGVARRFAEEGATLVLSDIDKAALDKLAGELHGTVETRETDVSDHAACETLVQAAIDRFGRIDVLVNDAGVDHLGKVDEGDFAEFTKVIETDLYGVVHMSRAAIPHLRQSKGCIVNVSSVSGLGGDWNHSFYCAAKGAVSNFTRALAMDEAKHGVRVNAVNPSLTYTALTAGMKEQPELITKFEERIPLGRGAEPADIAGVIAFLASEDAHFVTGVNLPVDGGLTASNGQPPLS; encoded by the coding sequence ATGGCGCGCTTTTCCAACAAGGTCATCGTCATCACGGGTGCCGCCTCGGGGATCGGTGAAGGGGTCGCGCGTCGCTTCGCTGAGGAAGGCGCAACGCTGGTATTGAGCGACATCGACAAGGCCGCGCTCGACAAGCTGGCGGGCGAACTGCACGGCACAGTCGAAACCCGCGAGACCGACGTGTCCGATCACGCTGCATGCGAGACGCTCGTCCAGGCTGCGATCGATCGCTTCGGTCGGATAGACGTGCTGGTTAACGACGCGGGCGTCGATCATCTCGGCAAAGTCGATGAAGGCGACTTCGCCGAATTCACCAAGGTGATTGAGACCGACCTCTACGGCGTCGTTCACATGAGCCGCGCGGCGATCCCCCATCTGCGCCAATCGAAAGGCTGCATCGTCAATGTGTCGTCGGTGTCCGGGCTGGGCGGCGACTGGAACCATAGCTTCTACTGCGCGGCAAAGGGCGCAGTGAGCAACTTCACCCGTGCGCTGGCGATGGACGAGGCGAAGCACGGCGTCCGCGTCAACGCGGTCAACCCGTCGCTCACCTACACCGCGCTGACCGCGGGCATGAAGGAGCAGCCCGAGTTGATCACCAAGTTCGAAGAACGCATCCCATTGGGCCGCGGTGCCGAGCCCGCCGACATTGCGGGGGTAATCGCGTTCCTCGCGAGTGAGGATGCGCATTTCGTGACGGGCGTGAACCTGCCAGTCGATGGCGGCCTTACTGCCTCAAACGGGCAACCGCCGCTGTCTTGA
- a CDS encoding anti-phage deoxyguanosine triphosphatase: MTPPFQPQEDRPMFWTERRSGRLRHLDDARSEYGIDYARVVHSGSFRRLQGKTQILALGDDDFYRTRLTHSMEVAQVAEGVVQQLRHSGAMAGSDDLLPSTSLISAIGLAHDIGHPPFGHGGELALNYCMRDAGGFEGNAQTLRILARLEGYDADHGADLTRRTLLGTLKYPVVRNAALNAVLVPALDPGPTTFAPLDRASCKPVKAYYEEEADVVSWILAPLPAADRTRFEELRAGESGHGRTRHKSFDCSIMDVADDIAYGVHDLEDAIALGLVGRDCFQERLDPTRCETLVSALRDRPLGTGGYDGFLDALFGDPGARKRAIGRLVHHFLRAVSLKVEDSFETPLLSLRALLRPDDRALLDDLQSLVVTEVIESPGVQHLEFKGQRMVVAVFEAMASDPRRLLPTSVHIDYEKAGRSKRVICDYVASMTDGSLLKTYERLFSPRMGSVFDRL, translated from the coding sequence TTGACGCCACCGTTCCAGCCACAGGAAGACCGGCCGATGTTCTGGACTGAACGACGCAGCGGACGGCTCAGGCATCTCGACGACGCCCGATCCGAGTACGGGATAGACTATGCCCGCGTGGTCCACTCGGGATCCTTCCGGCGGCTCCAGGGCAAGACGCAGATCCTGGCGCTCGGCGACGACGATTTCTATCGGACACGCCTGACCCACTCGATGGAGGTAGCGCAAGTCGCCGAAGGCGTCGTGCAGCAGCTGCGTCACTCGGGTGCGATGGCTGGTAGCGACGACCTTCTTCCCAGCACATCGCTGATCTCGGCGATCGGGCTTGCCCATGACATCGGGCACCCGCCATTTGGTCACGGGGGCGAACTCGCGCTCAACTACTGCATGCGGGATGCTGGCGGCTTCGAAGGTAATGCCCAGACACTTCGGATACTCGCGCGGCTTGAAGGATATGACGCCGACCATGGCGCCGATCTTACCCGTCGGACACTGCTCGGTACGCTGAAATACCCCGTCGTGCGCAATGCCGCGCTGAACGCAGTACTTGTCCCGGCCCTCGATCCGGGTCCGACGACCTTCGCCCCTTTGGATCGCGCCTCCTGCAAGCCAGTGAAGGCCTACTACGAGGAGGAGGCTGACGTCGTCTCGTGGATTCTCGCGCCCCTCCCCGCAGCTGACCGGACGCGGTTCGAGGAACTACGCGCCGGTGAAAGCGGTCACGGCAGAACACGGCACAAGTCCTTCGACTGCAGCATCATGGATGTCGCCGATGATATCGCCTACGGCGTACACGATCTCGAGGACGCGATCGCGCTCGGTCTCGTCGGCCGCGACTGCTTCCAGGAGAGGCTGGATCCCACTCGCTGCGAGACGCTCGTCTCCGCCCTGCGCGACCGTCCGCTCGGCACCGGCGGCTATGATGGCTTCCTCGACGCCCTCTTCGGCGATCCGGGAGCACGCAAGCGCGCGATCGGGAGGCTGGTGCACCACTTCCTGCGCGCTGTGTCGCTCAAGGTAGAGGATAGCTTCGAGACCCCCCTGCTGTCCCTGCGCGCCTTGCTGCGCCCCGACGATCGGGCACTGCTCGACGACCTCCAGTCTCTCGTCGTCACCGAGGTGATCGAGAGTCCGGGCGTCCAGCACCTCGAGTTCAAGGGGCAAAGGATGGTCGTCGCCGTCTTCGAGGCGATGGCATCGGACCCGAGGCGCCTCCTCCCGACCTCCGTACACATAGACTACGAGAAAGCCGGGCGCAGTAAGCGCGTCATCTGCGACTATGTCGCGTCGATG